The following proteins come from a genomic window of Streptomyces liliiviolaceus:
- a CDS encoding DUF397 domain-containing protein, which yields MSGLNWVKSSFSDEGGNNCVEVAATEDGTALRESDEPGRILAVRTESLSALLAAVKQTPSP from the coding sequence GTGTCCGGCCTGAACTGGGTCAAGTCCTCGTTCTCCGACGAGGGGGGCAACAACTGCGTCGAGGTCGCCGCCACCGAAGACGGCACCGCCCTCCGCGAGAGTGACGAACCCGGGCGAATACTCGCCGTGCGGACGGAAAGCCTTTCCGCGCTGCTGGCGGCTGTGAAGCAGACCCCCTCCCCCTGA
- a CDS encoding acyl-CoA carboxylase epsilon subunit: MDIPDIRVEKGHAGPEELAAVTALLLARAASAPAEAPTHGTRPKAGWRRLERTPGFRAPHSWQG, translated from the coding sequence ATGGACATTCCTGATATCCGCGTCGAGAAGGGCCACGCCGGCCCCGAGGAACTGGCTGCGGTAACGGCACTCCTCCTGGCCCGCGCGGCCTCCGCGCCCGCCGAGGCCCCGACCCACGGCACCCGCCCGAAGGCAGGCTGGCGCCGCCTGGAACGCACCCCGGGCTTCCGGGCCCCGCACTCCTGGCAGGGCTGA
- a CDS encoding acyl-CoA carboxylase subunit beta: MTVLDETESLADEPADARGRVAELQAIRAEALRGPSDKATAAQHAKGKLTSRERIELLLDEGSFNEVEQLRRHRATGFGLEAKKPYTDGVITGWGTVEGRTVFVYAHDFRIFGGALGEAHATKIHKIMDMAIAAGAPLVSLNDGAGARIQEGVSALAGYGGIFQRNTRASGVIPQISVMLGPCAGGAAYSPALTDFVFMVRETSQMFITGPDVVKAVTGEEITQNGLGGADVHAETSGVAHFAYDDEETCIAEVRYLLSMLPQNNRENPPTTESEDPADRRSDVLLDLVPADGSRPYDMTKVIEELVDDGDYLEVHERWARNIICALARLDGQVVGIVANQPQALAGVLDIEASEKAARFVQMCDAFNIPIVTLLDVPGFLPGVDQEHGGIIRHGAKLLYAYCNATVPRISLILRKAYGGAYIVMDSQSIGADLTYAWPTNEIAVMGAEGAANVIFRRQIAEAEDPEAMRVRMVKEYKAELMHPYYAAERGLVDDVIDPVETREILIRSLAMLRTKHADLPSRKHGNPPQ; encoded by the coding sequence ATGACCGTTTTGGACGAGACCGAATCCTTGGCCGACGAACCCGCGGATGCCCGTGGGCGCGTGGCCGAGCTGCAGGCGATCCGTGCGGAGGCTCTTCGCGGACCCAGCGACAAGGCGACCGCGGCGCAGCACGCCAAGGGCAAGCTGACCTCCCGCGAGCGGATCGAGCTGCTGCTGGACGAGGGCTCGTTCAACGAGGTCGAGCAGCTGCGGCGGCACCGGGCCACCGGCTTCGGCCTGGAGGCCAAGAAGCCCTACACGGACGGTGTCATCACCGGCTGGGGCACGGTCGAGGGCCGCACGGTCTTCGTCTACGCCCATGACTTCCGTATCTTCGGCGGCGCGCTGGGCGAGGCCCACGCCACGAAGATCCACAAGATCATGGACATGGCCATCGCGGCCGGAGCGCCGCTGGTCTCCCTCAACGACGGCGCGGGCGCCCGTATCCAGGAGGGCGTCTCGGCCCTCGCCGGGTACGGCGGCATCTTCCAGCGCAACACCCGCGCCTCCGGCGTCATCCCGCAGATCTCCGTGATGCTCGGCCCGTGCGCGGGCGGCGCGGCCTACAGCCCCGCCCTCACCGACTTCGTCTTCATGGTCCGCGAGACCTCGCAGATGTTCATCACCGGACCGGACGTCGTCAAGGCGGTCACCGGCGAGGAGATCACCCAGAACGGCCTCGGCGGCGCGGACGTCCACGCCGAGACGAGCGGCGTCGCGCACTTCGCGTACGACGACGAGGAGACCTGCATCGCGGAGGTCCGCTACCTCCTGTCGATGCTGCCGCAGAACAACCGCGAGAACCCGCCGACCACCGAGTCCGAGGACCCGGCGGACCGCCGTTCCGACGTCCTGCTGGACCTGGTGCCGGCGGACGGCAGCCGTCCGTACGACATGACCAAGGTCATCGAGGAGCTCGTCGACGACGGCGACTACCTGGAGGTTCACGAGCGCTGGGCCCGCAACATCATCTGCGCGCTGGCGCGGCTCGACGGCCAGGTCGTGGGCATCGTCGCCAACCAGCCGCAGGCCCTCGCGGGCGTGCTGGACATCGAGGCGTCGGAAAAAGCGGCGCGTTTCGTCCAGATGTGCGACGCTTTTAACATCCCGATCGTCACGCTGCTGGACGTACCGGGCTTCCTGCCCGGTGTCGACCAGGAGCACGGCGGAATCATCCGCCACGGCGCGAAGCTGCTGTACGCGTACTGCAACGCGACCGTGCCGCGGATCTCCCTGATCCTGCGCAAGGCCTACGGCGGCGCGTACATCGTGATGGACAGCCAGTCCATCGGCGCCGACCTCACTTACGCCTGGCCGACCAACGAGATCGCCGTGATGGGCGCGGAGGGCGCCGCGAACGTCATCTTCCGCCGCCAGATCGCGGAGGCGGAGGACCCCGAGGCGATGCGGGTGCGCATGGTCAAGGAGTACAAGGCAGAGCTGATGCACCCCTACTACGCGGCCGAGCGCGGCCTGGTCGACGACGTCATCGACCCCGTCGAGACCCGCGAGATCCTCATCCGCTCCCTCGCGATGCTGCGCACCAAGCACGCGGACCTGCCCTCCCGCAAGCACGGAAACCCGCCGCAGTAA
- a CDS encoding polysaccharide lyase 8 family protein, which translates to MISTRRTFLLAAALAPAVPLLSSAPVAHAADDDPYDTLRRRWLEIALGAGYDPAAEPYASRLAETGELARGFRASMAPTADSLWPGYPYDPPAGITQAYSRLWTMTQAYVQEGTGSTGDAGLLADVLRGLDHLSATVYNPATTRYGNWWEWQIGSPRLLMDIVAALYGELTDAQIAAACAAVDHFVPDSMLGDYTGTSTGANRVDLCRSVALRGILGRAPEKIALARDALSPVFPYVTKGDGLYADGSFVQHTWVAYSGTYGQVMLDGLGRLFALLAGSRWEVTDPGRQIILDSVEQAYAPLIHDGLMMDSVNGRAISRGYLKSDDRQVMRSDHFHGQALIAAITLLAQGASAAERERWQGRIKGWIERDTVTPILTARQFGVADLARLHAVADSALPAAPEPTGHQLFAAMDRAVHRGSGAGSAKGVGFTANISMASERIAYYECGNGENPRGWHTGAGMLYWWADGSRSGPSGGSGQYTDWYWPTVDWYRLPGTTVSTKRLADRAGGEWGEPKPAARWVGGTTDGEFAAIGQHLPGLGSTLQARKSWFCLDDAIVCLGAGITATDGVPVETVVDNRNLGEGGTQAFVRGPGWAHLEGHGGWVFPDGARPHALREDRTGAWSDINTTSTTERRTRRWQTLWLDHGTDPVDATYAYAVLPGASRRTVAARAADRRRLSVLANDSGRQAVAVPALGLLAANFWRPGTAGPLSVTAPASVLVRRRGGTATVCVSEPPRTGETLEVVWERPVRGVVRADPGVEVLATGRRLRLRVTPGTVCASMECEVTLS; encoded by the coding sequence ATGATCTCCACCCGACGTACGTTCCTGCTGGCGGCGGCGCTCGCACCGGCCGTCCCGCTCCTGTCGTCCGCCCCCGTCGCCCACGCGGCCGACGACGACCCCTACGACACGCTCCGCCGCCGCTGGCTGGAGATCGCCCTCGGCGCGGGCTACGACCCGGCCGCCGAGCCGTACGCGTCACGGCTCGCCGAGACCGGCGAACTGGCCCGCGGCTTCCGGGCGTCCATGGCGCCGACGGCGGACTCGCTGTGGCCCGGCTACCCGTACGACCCGCCCGCCGGCATCACCCAGGCCTACAGCAGGCTGTGGACGATGACGCAGGCGTACGTCCAGGAAGGCACCGGGTCCACCGGTGACGCGGGCCTGCTCGCGGACGTCCTGCGCGGCCTCGACCACCTCTCCGCCACCGTCTACAACCCCGCCACCACCCGCTACGGCAACTGGTGGGAGTGGCAGATCGGCAGCCCCCGCCTCCTCATGGACATCGTGGCCGCCCTGTACGGCGAGCTGACGGACGCGCAGATCGCCGCCGCCTGCGCCGCCGTCGACCACTTCGTCCCCGACAGCATGCTCGGCGACTACACGGGCACCTCGACCGGCGCCAACCGTGTCGACCTCTGCCGTTCCGTCGCCCTGCGCGGCATCCTCGGCCGCGCCCCCGAGAAGATCGCGCTCGCCCGGGACGCGCTCTCCCCGGTCTTCCCGTACGTCACGAAGGGCGACGGGCTCTACGCCGACGGGTCGTTCGTCCAGCACACCTGGGTCGCCTACTCGGGAACGTACGGGCAGGTCATGCTCGACGGGCTCGGGCGGCTGTTCGCGCTGCTCGCCGGGTCGCGGTGGGAGGTGACCGATCCCGGCCGGCAGATCATCCTCGACAGCGTGGAGCAGGCGTACGCGCCGCTGATCCACGACGGGCTGATGATGGACAGCGTCAACGGCCGTGCCATCAGCCGGGGTTACCTCAAGAGCGACGACCGGCAGGTCATGCGCAGCGACCACTTCCACGGGCAGGCGCTGATCGCCGCGATCACGCTCCTCGCCCAGGGCGCGAGCGCGGCGGAACGCGAGCGCTGGCAGGGGAGGATCAAGGGCTGGATCGAGCGGGACACCGTCACACCGATCCTGACGGCACGGCAGTTCGGGGTCGCCGACCTGGCCCGGCTGCACGCCGTCGCCGACTCGGCGCTCCCCGCGGCCCCCGAACCGACCGGTCACCAGCTCTTCGCGGCCATGGACAGGGCGGTCCACCGGGGTTCCGGCGCCGGTTCCGCGAAGGGTGTCGGCTTCACCGCCAACATCTCCATGGCGAGCGAGCGGATCGCGTACTACGAGTGCGGCAACGGCGAGAACCCGCGCGGCTGGCACACGGGCGCCGGAATGCTCTACTGGTGGGCCGACGGGAGCCGGTCCGGTCCATCGGGCGGGTCCGGCCAGTACACGGACTGGTACTGGCCGACCGTCGACTGGTACCGGCTGCCCGGGACGACCGTGTCCACCAAACGGCTCGCCGACCGTGCGGGCGGCGAGTGGGGCGAGCCCAAGCCCGCGGCGCGGTGGGTCGGCGGCACGACGGACGGGGAGTTCGCGGCGATCGGGCAGCACCTGCCGGGCCTCGGCTCGACGCTCCAGGCCCGCAAGTCGTGGTTCTGCCTCGACGACGCGATCGTCTGCCTCGGCGCGGGCATCACCGCCACGGACGGCGTCCCGGTCGAGACGGTCGTCGACAACAGGAACCTGGGGGAGGGCGGCACCCAGGCCTTCGTACGAGGTCCGGGCTGGGCCCACCTGGAGGGCCACGGCGGCTGGGTGTTTCCGGACGGGGCCCGGCCGCACGCCCTCCGTGAGGACCGCACCGGCGCCTGGTCCGACATCAACACCACCTCCACCACCGAACGCCGCACCCGCCGCTGGCAGACGCTGTGGCTCGACCACGGCACGGACCCGGTGGACGCCACGTACGCCTACGCCGTGCTGCCCGGGGCCTCGCGCCGCACGGTCGCCGCCCGCGCCGCCGACCGGCGCCGGCTGTCGGTCCTCGCCAACGACTCCGGCCGCCAGGCGGTCGCCGTCCCGGCGCTGGGGCTGCTCGCGGCGAACTTCTGGCGCCCGGGCACGGCCGGCCCGCTCTCCGTCACGGCCCCCGCGAGCGTGCTCGTACGCCGCCGGGGCGGGACGGCGACCGTCTGCGTGAGCGAGCCACCGCGTACGGGAGAGACGCTGGAGGTCGTCTGGGAGCGGCCCGTACGCGGGGTCGTGCGTGCGGATCCGGGCGTCGAGGTACTCGCCACGGGACGCCGGCTCAGGCTGCGCGTCACTCCAGGGACGGTATGCGCATCGATGGAGTGTGAGGTGACTCTCAGCTGA
- a CDS encoding YceI family protein, whose protein sequence is MGIFGRKDTDGATSTPDAGSLDLAALTGDYTIDPSHSTIGFVARHAMVTNVKGGFQDFTGSLHLDGADPSLSTASIDVKMDSISTGSDDRDGHLKSADFFKTEEFPTMTFRSTAAEALGDDEYRITGDLTILGTTKPLSIDLEFNGAAKDPFGNERVGFEGKAVILRSEWGLTWNAALETGGVLVSDKIKLTFDISAIKNAG, encoded by the coding sequence ATGGGAATCTTCGGCCGCAAGGACACCGACGGCGCAACCTCGACGCCCGACGCCGGGAGCCTCGACCTCGCCGCCCTGACCGGCGACTACACGATCGACCCGTCGCACTCGACGATCGGTTTCGTGGCCCGCCACGCCATGGTCACGAACGTCAAGGGCGGTTTCCAGGACTTCACCGGCAGCCTGCACCTCGACGGCGCCGACCCGTCGCTGTCGACCGCGTCCATCGACGTCAAGATGGACAGCATCAGCACCGGCTCCGACGACCGTGACGGTCACCTGAAAAGCGCGGACTTCTTCAAGACGGAGGAGTTCCCCACGATGACCTTCCGTTCCACCGCGGCCGAGGCCCTCGGCGACGACGAGTACCGCATCACCGGTGACCTGACGATCCTCGGCACCACCAAGCCGCTCTCCATCGACCTGGAGTTCAACGGCGCGGCGAAGGACCCGTTCGGCAACGAGCGTGTCGGTTTCGAGGGCAAGGCCGTCATCCTGCGCTCCGAGTGGGGCCTCACGTGGAACGCGGCGCTTGAGACCGGTGGGGTGCTTGTCTCCGACAAGATCAAGCTGACGTTCGACATCTCGGCGATCAAGAACGCCGGCTGA
- a CDS encoding GNAT family N-acetyltransferase: protein MTWLPADFAHPLRADAPGRLHLRPISGDDAAIDYPAVMGSRDRLWSIFGEAWGWPAATITYEANKADLERHAAEMEAHESFNYVLFDEAETTEYGCVYIDPPEKAGADAEISWWVVDEQAGTPLEHDLDAFVPRWIAEAWPFERPRFIGRDLSWKEWLALPDRT, encoded by the coding sequence ATGACATGGCTCCCCGCCGACTTCGCCCACCCCCTCCGCGCGGACGCGCCCGGCAGGCTTCATCTGCGGCCCATCTCCGGCGACGACGCCGCCATCGACTACCCCGCGGTGATGGGCTCCAGGGACCGCCTGTGGTCGATCTTCGGCGAAGCCTGGGGCTGGCCCGCCGCCACGATCACGTACGAGGCCAACAAGGCGGACCTGGAACGGCACGCGGCCGAGATGGAGGCGCACGAGTCCTTCAACTACGTGCTGTTCGACGAGGCGGAGACCACCGAGTACGGGTGCGTGTACATCGACCCGCCGGAGAAGGCCGGTGCCGACGCCGAGATCTCCTGGTGGGTCGTCGACGAGCAGGCGGGGACCCCGCTGGAGCACGACCTCGACGCCTTCGTGCCGCGGTGGATCGCCGAGGCCTGGCCCTTCGAGCGGCCGCGGTTCATCGGCCGGGACCTGTCGTGGAAGGAATGGCTGGCCCTGCCGGACCGCACCTGA
- a CDS encoding serine protease — MKNLLKTLKRCAVAGAAALAVISLQPLSSAQAAPAPVVGGTRAAQGEFPFMVRLSMGCGGALYTQQIVLTAAHCVGATGNNTSITATAGVVDLQSTTGRVQVKSTKIYRAPGYNGNGKDWALIKLAAPINLPTLPIATTTAYNSGTFTVAGWGAASEGGAQQRYMLKASVPFISDATCRTYSGYSGLVASDEICAGYAAGGVDTCQGDSGGPMFRKDNAGAWIQVGIVSWGIGCARANAPGVYSEVSTFSSAIASAAATL, encoded by the coding sequence TTGAAGAACCTCCTCAAGACGCTCAAGAGATGCGCGGTCGCGGGCGCCGCCGCCCTCGCGGTCATCAGCCTCCAGCCCCTGTCCTCCGCGCAGGCCGCCCCGGCGCCCGTCGTCGGCGGAACCCGCGCCGCGCAGGGCGAGTTCCCCTTCATGGTCCGGCTCTCCATGGGCTGCGGCGGCGCGCTCTACACCCAGCAGATCGTGCTCACCGCCGCGCACTGCGTGGGCGCCACCGGCAACAACACGAGCATCACCGCCACCGCCGGTGTCGTGGACCTCCAGTCCACCACCGGCCGGGTCCAGGTCAAGTCCACCAAGATCTACCGGGCCCCCGGCTACAACGGCAACGGCAAGGACTGGGCGCTCATCAAGCTCGCCGCGCCCATCAACCTCCCGACGCTGCCGATCGCCACCACCACGGCGTACAACTCCGGCACCTTCACCGTCGCCGGCTGGGGTGCGGCCTCCGAGGGCGGCGCCCAGCAGCGCTACATGCTCAAGGCGAGCGTGCCGTTCATCAGCGACGCCACCTGCCGCACGTACAGCGGGTACAGCGGCCTCGTCGCGAGTGACGAGATCTGCGCCGGTTACGCCGCCGGCGGTGTGGACACCTGTCAGGGCGACTCCGGCGGCCCGATGTTCCGCAAGGACAACGCCGGCGCCTGGATCCAGGTCGGCATCGTCAGCTGGGGCATAGGCTGCGCCCGCGCGAACGCCCCCGGCGTCTACAGCGAGGTCTCGACCTTCTCCTCCGCGATCGCCTCGGCGGCGGCGACTCTCTGA
- a CDS encoding glycoside hydrolase family 3 protein, giving the protein MRRTALLVSATLLTGLLPFATATPASGADDPAPVPVDNFEGEIPFANPPAEGIFTWGSDADDPPTLELAARDDAPQGDKVLAGTYDISGYGGFTHDFAFAEPAHDWSASKGIRFWWDGRDNGKKVNFELKDGGANGEASELWTTSFTDDFTGWKQVEIPFTDFVYRTDYQPVGGIDQVLGLTEMWGYALTLPVGARDRFAMDGVELYGKADQALRANVVTDAAVYPVKEGRPAAVKITVATTGSAPIEEPVTVAYETAGGTGESGKDYTPVKGELTFPAGTASGASRTVTVATLRDKAAENAETVPLKLTVTGAKAPAENPQVVIDAHGLPYLDAKLPVKKRVADLLSRLSPAEKAGQMTQAERGALTAPGDIAAYDLGSLLSGGGSTPTPNTPAAWAKMIDGFQLRAQATRFQIPLIYGVDAVHGHNNLVGATILPHNIGIGATRDPQVAHDAGKVTAAEVRATGIPWDFAPCLCVARDERWGRTYESFGEDPALVESMETVIQGLQGAADGRDLKRNDKVLATAKHFVGDGGTEFGSSTTGSYTIDQGVTKVTRQELEAVHLAPYQDAVDRGVGTFMPSYSSLDILGDGKGAVKMHARADMINGVLKDRMGFDGFVISDWQAIDQIPGDYASDVRTSINAGLDMIMVPYAYKDFHATLLDEVRAGRVSEKRIDDAVSRILTQKFELGLFEKPYADTSGASAIGSAKHRAVAREAAAESQVLLKNAGGVLPLKKSQKVYVAGSNADDIGNQTGGWTVTWQGSSGDTTDGTTILEGVRKAGGSVTYSKDASAPTGGHDVGVVVVGETPYAEGVGDVGNGNDLALTAADRAAVDTVCGAMKCVVLVVSGRPQLIGDQLGDIDALVASWLPGTEGDGVADVLYGKRAFTGQLPVTWPKSEAQLPINVGDSAYDPQFPYGWGLTTLTKVPSGGLATLKGLAVAASLAERAGAEEAGRAIVGKARLIVQQKVGQGITSAVAKPFADADHLLLTGRYARAVEKLAAAYTAA; this is encoded by the coding sequence ATGCGAAGAACCGCCCTGCTCGTCTCCGCCACCCTGCTGACCGGCCTGCTGCCGTTCGCCACGGCGACCCCAGCTTCCGGAGCCGACGACCCCGCCCCCGTCCCCGTGGACAACTTCGAGGGCGAGATCCCCTTCGCGAACCCGCCCGCGGAGGGCATCTTCACCTGGGGCAGCGACGCGGACGACCCGCCCACGCTGGAGCTCGCCGCCCGCGACGACGCACCGCAGGGCGACAAGGTCCTGGCCGGCACGTACGACATCAGCGGCTACGGAGGCTTCACCCACGACTTCGCCTTCGCCGAGCCGGCCCACGACTGGTCGGCCAGCAAGGGCATCCGCTTCTGGTGGGACGGCCGCGACAACGGCAAGAAGGTCAACTTCGAGCTGAAGGACGGCGGCGCCAACGGCGAGGCCTCCGAGCTGTGGACGACGTCCTTCACCGACGACTTCACCGGCTGGAAGCAGGTGGAGATCCCGTTCACCGACTTCGTCTACCGCACGGACTACCAGCCCGTCGGCGGCATCGACCAGGTCCTCGGCCTCACCGAGATGTGGGGTTACGCGCTCACGCTCCCGGTCGGCGCCAGGGACCGGTTCGCCATGGACGGCGTGGAGTTGTACGGCAAGGCCGACCAGGCACTGCGCGCGAACGTCGTCACCGACGCCGCCGTGTACCCGGTGAAGGAGGGCCGCCCGGCCGCCGTGAAGATCACGGTCGCCACCACCGGCTCCGCGCCGATCGAGGAGCCGGTCACCGTCGCGTACGAGACGGCCGGCGGCACCGGCGAGTCCGGCAAGGACTACACCCCGGTCAAGGGCGAGCTGACCTTCCCGGCCGGTACGGCCTCGGGCGCCTCGCGGACGGTGACCGTGGCGACCCTGCGGGACAAGGCGGCCGAGAACGCCGAGACCGTCCCGCTGAAGCTGACGGTCACCGGCGCCAAGGCCCCCGCCGAGAACCCGCAGGTCGTCATCGACGCCCACGGACTCCCGTACCTGGACGCGAAGTTGCCGGTGAAGAAGCGGGTCGCCGACCTGCTGTCCCGGCTGTCCCCCGCCGAGAAGGCCGGCCAGATGACCCAGGCCGAGCGGGGCGCGCTCACCGCGCCGGGCGACATCGCCGCGTACGACCTCGGCTCGCTGCTCTCCGGCGGCGGCTCCACGCCGACCCCGAACACGCCCGCGGCCTGGGCGAAGATGATCGACGGCTTCCAACTCCGGGCGCAGGCGACCCGGTTCCAGATCCCGCTCATCTACGGCGTGGACGCCGTGCACGGCCACAACAACCTCGTCGGCGCCACGATCCTGCCGCACAACATCGGCATCGGCGCCACGCGCGACCCCCAAGTCGCCCACGACGCGGGCAAGGTGACCGCCGCCGAGGTCCGCGCCACCGGCATCCCGTGGGACTTCGCGCCCTGCCTGTGCGTGGCGCGCGACGAACGCTGGGGCCGCACCTACGAGTCGTTCGGTGAGGACCCGGCACTGGTCGAGTCCATGGAGACCGTCATCCAGGGCCTGCAGGGCGCCGCCGACGGCCGGGACCTGAAGAGGAACGACAAGGTCCTCGCCACCGCCAAGCACTTCGTCGGCGACGGCGGTACGGAGTTCGGCTCGTCCACGACCGGCTCGTACACGATCGACCAGGGCGTCACCAAGGTCACCCGACAGGAGCTGGAGGCCGTCCACCTGGCCCCGTACCAGGACGCGGTGGACCGGGGCGTGGGCACGTTCATGCCGTCGTACTCCTCGCTGGACATCCTCGGCGACGGCAAGGGCGCGGTGAAGATGCACGCCCGCGCCGACATGATCAACGGAGTCCTCAAGGACCGCATGGGCTTCGACGGCTTCGTGATCAGCGACTGGCAGGCCATCGACCAGATCCCCGGCGACTACGCGAGCGACGTCCGTACGTCGATCAACGCCGGCCTCGACATGATCATGGTCCCGTACGCGTACAAGGACTTCCACGCCACGCTCCTCGACGAGGTGCGGGCGGGACGGGTGAGCGAGAAGCGGATCGACGACGCCGTGTCGCGCATCCTCACGCAGAAGTTCGAGCTGGGCCTCTTCGAGAAGCCGTACGCCGACACGAGCGGCGCCTCGGCGATCGGCTCGGCCAAGCACCGGGCCGTGGCCCGCGAGGCCGCCGCCGAGTCCCAGGTCCTGCTGAAGAACGCGGGCGGGGTGCTGCCGCTGAAGAAGTCCCAGAAGGTGTACGTCGCCGGGTCCAACGCCGACGACATCGGCAACCAGACCGGCGGCTGGACCGTCACCTGGCAGGGCTCGTCCGGAGACACCACCGACGGGACGACGATCCTGGAGGGGGTGCGCAAGGCGGGCGGCTCCGTCACCTACTCCAAGGACGCCTCCGCGCCGACCGGAGGGCATGACGTGGGGGTCGTGGTCGTCGGAGAGACCCCGTACGCGGAGGGCGTCGGCGACGTCGGCAACGGCAACGACCTGGCGCTGACGGCCGCGGACAGGGCCGCCGTCGACACGGTGTGCGGCGCCATGAAGTGCGTGGTGCTCGTCGTCTCGGGCCGGCCGCAGCTCATCGGCGACCAGCTCGGTGACATCGACGCGCTCGTCGCGTCCTGGCTGCCGGGCACGGAGGGCGACGGGGTCGCGGACGTGCTCTACGGGAAGCGGGCCTTCACCGGTCAGCTGCCCGTGACCTGGCCGAAGTCCGAGGCGCAGCTGCCGATCAACGTCGGCGACTCGGCGTACGACCCGCAGTTCCCGTACGGGTGGGGGCTGACGACGCTCACGAAGGTGCCGTCGGGTGGGCTCGCGACTCTGAAGGGTCTTGCCGTCGCGGCCTCGCTCGCCGAGCGCGCCGGGGCCGAGGAGGCGGGGCGCGCGATCGTCGGCAAGGCGAGGCTGATCGTCCAGCAGAAGGTCGGGCAGGGGATCACTTCGGCGGTGGCCAAGCCGTTCGCCGACGCGGATCATCTGCTGCTCACGGGGCGCTATGCGCGGGCGGTGGAGAAGCTGGCGGCGGCCTATACGGCAGCCTGA
- the cimA gene encoding citramalate synthase translates to MTETSELDDSFHVFDTTLRDGAQREGINLTVADKLAIARHLDDFGVGFIEGGWPGANPRDTEFFARAQQEIDFKHAQLVAFGATRRAGGKASEDPQVKALVESGAPVVTLVAKSHDRHVELALRTTLEENLEMVRDTVSHLRSEGRRVFVDCEHFFDGYRANPQYAKAVVRAAAEAGADVVVLCDTNGGMLPAQVQAVVATVLADTGARLGIHAQDDTGCAVANTLAAVDAGATHVQCTANGYGERVGNSNLFPVVAALELKYGKKVLPEGALSEMTRISHAIAEVVNLTPSTHQPYVGVSAFAHKAGLHASAIKVDPDLYQHIDPELVGNTMRMLVSDMAGRASIELKGKELGVDLGGDRELIGRVVSRVKERELQGYTYEAADASFELLLREEAEGKARRYFDVESWRAIVEDRPDGSHANEATVKLFAKGERIVATAEGNGPVNALDRALRVALETLYPQLAKLELVDYKVRILEGKHGTESTTRVLISTSDGAGEWSTVGVAKNVIAASWQALEDAYTYGLLRAGVEPPA, encoded by the coding sequence ATGACCGAAACCAGCGAGCTCGACGATTCGTTCCACGTCTTCGACACCACCCTGCGCGACGGCGCGCAGCGTGAGGGCATCAACCTCACCGTCGCGGACAAGCTGGCCATCGCACGGCACCTGGACGACTTCGGCGTGGGCTTCATCGAGGGCGGGTGGCCGGGTGCGAACCCGCGCGACACCGAGTTCTTCGCCCGTGCCCAGCAGGAGATCGACTTCAAGCACGCCCAGCTCGTCGCCTTCGGGGCAACCCGCCGGGCGGGCGGCAAGGCGAGCGAGGACCCGCAGGTCAAGGCGCTCGTCGAGTCCGGCGCACCCGTCGTCACGCTCGTCGCCAAGTCCCACGACCGGCATGTGGAACTGGCGCTGCGCACCACCCTCGAAGAGAACCTGGAGATGGTCCGCGACACCGTCTCCCACCTGCGTTCCGAGGGCCGCCGCGTCTTCGTCGACTGCGAGCACTTCTTCGACGGCTACCGGGCGAACCCGCAGTACGCGAAGGCCGTCGTGCGGGCCGCCGCGGAGGCCGGCGCCGACGTCGTCGTCCTGTGCGACACCAACGGCGGCATGCTGCCCGCCCAGGTCCAGGCCGTCGTCGCCACCGTCCTCGCCGACACCGGGGCGCGCCTGGGCATCCACGCCCAGGACGACACGGGCTGCGCCGTCGCCAACACCCTCGCCGCGGTCGACGCGGGCGCCACCCACGTCCAGTGCACGGCCAACGGCTACGGCGAGCGCGTCGGCAACTCCAACCTCTTCCCGGTCGTCGCCGCCCTGGAGCTGAAGTACGGCAAGAAGGTCCTCCCCGAGGGCGCGCTGTCCGAGATGACCCGCATCTCGCACGCGATCGCCGAGGTCGTGAACCTGACCCCGTCCACGCACCAGCCGTACGTGGGTGTCTCGGCCTTCGCCCACAAGGCGGGCCTGCACGCCTCGGCCATCAAGGTCGACCCGGACCTCTACCAGCACATCGACCCCGAACTGGTCGGCAACACCATGCGGATGCTCGTCTCCGACATGGCGGGCCGCGCCTCCATCGAGCTCAAGGGCAAGGAACTCGGCGTCGACCTCGGCGGCGACCGCGAGCTGATCGGCCGGGTCGTGAGCCGGGTCAAGGAGCGCGAACTGCAGGGCTACACGTACGAAGCCGCGGACGCGTCCTTCGAACTCCTCCTGCGCGAGGAGGCCGAGGGCAAGGCCCGCAGGTACTTCGACGTCGAGTCCTGGCGCGCCATCGTGGAGGACCGGCCCGACGGCAGCCACGCCAACGAGGCGACGGTGAAGCTCTTCGCCAAGGGCGAGCGGATCGTCGCCACGGCGGAGGGGAACGGGCCGGTCAACGCGCTCGACCGGGCGCTGCGGGTGGCCCTGGAGACCCTGTACCCCCAGCTCGCCAAGCTGGAACTGGTCGACTACAAGGTCCGCATCCTGGAGGGCAAGCACGGCACGGAGTCCACGACGCGCGTCCTCATCTCCACGTCGGACGGGGCGGGGGAGTGGTCGACGGTAGGCGTCGCGAAGAACGTGATCGCTGCGTCGTGGCAGGCGCTGGAGGATGCGTACACGTACGGCTTGCTGCGGGCGGGTGTCGAGCCGCCGGCGTAG